The following proteins are co-located in the Fibrobacter sp. UWB15 genome:
- a CDS encoding glycosyl hydrolase family 5, whose product MRRKLFKGFIAASAVAMICACGDDAASNNATDPNAVIDPGAGVIDNPYSSAGVTDPSNPGNTQNPTSSAGGTNPTDPGQTTNPGDPTIPTSSAGATNPLDPTSSAGSDPVASSGSVNTDPELGPDGFPTLESYGAPPAEYTKDISATAKRGWNTRYWDACKPHCSWLKESSNDTTRADTSSNEAFLADFGTARNCNIHDVEVPTFTLGDVSKAWFGYNGTRSACGDEKEKGVFTCTDMAPIQVTENLSYGYVAGTANSKCGKCYHLQYDGHFANEMENNPPRETHKALKGKHMIVMASNIGMDVAGGNPNLPAGQFDLMVPGGGVGAFDALTTQVKKGSDFNWGAGFGGFLTECQNQLGYDATLVEYQTCIKDMCDAAFGDAGLPNLLRGCHWFADWYMAADNPTYYIEEVECPQYLIDHYMSRYNTSLENNFKKVTDWSTFKEGDVLDTLHCWKAGEAPPENGWQNPSAGCDVQ is encoded by the coding sequence ATGAGACGTAAGTTATTCAAGGGCTTTATCGCGGCAAGTGCGGTCGCCATGATTTGCGCTTGCGGTGACGATGCTGCATCGAACAATGCGACAGATCCGAATGCAGTCATTGACCCGGGTGCGGGCGTAATCGACAATCCGTATTCTTCGGCTGGGGTGACTGACCCGAGCAATCCGGGCAATACGCAGAATCCGACATCGAGTGCGGGCGGCACGAATCCGACCGATCCGGGCCAGACGACAAATCCGGGCGATCCGACGATTCCGACATCGTCTGCGGGCGCAACGAATCCGCTTGATCCCACATCGAGTGCGGGCTCTGACCCTGTTGCAAGCAGCGGCTCCGTGAATACGGATCCGGAACTGGGCCCCGACGGGTTCCCGACTCTTGAATCTTACGGTGCGCCTCCGGCCGAATACACCAAGGACATTAGCGCTACGGCAAAGCGCGGCTGGAATACCCGCTACTGGGACGCCTGTAAGCCGCATTGTTCCTGGCTTAAGGAAAGCTCTAACGATACGACTCGTGCAGATACGTCTTCCAACGAGGCGTTCCTTGCCGACTTTGGCACTGCACGTAACTGCAACATCCACGATGTCGAAGTCCCTACCTTTACCTTGGGTGACGTCAGTAAGGCTTGGTTCGGTTACAACGGAACCCGAAGCGCTTGCGGCGACGAAAAGGAAAAGGGCGTGTTCACCTGCACCGACATGGCTCCGATCCAGGTGACAGAGAACCTGTCTTATGGTTACGTTGCGGGCACAGCCAACAGCAAGTGCGGCAAGTGCTATCACTTGCAGTACGATGGCCACTTCGCGAACGAGATGGAAAACAACCCGCCCAGGGAAACCCACAAGGCTCTCAAGGGCAAGCACATGATCGTGATGGCCTCTAACATCGGTATGGATGTGGCTGGCGGCAATCCTAATCTTCCGGCAGGTCAGTTCGACTTGATGGTGCCGGGTGGTGGCGTGGGCGCTTTTGACGCTCTTACAACTCAGGTGAAAAAAGGCAGCGACTTTAACTGGGGTGCAGGCTTTGGCGGATTCTTGACCGAATGCCAGAACCAGCTCGGCTACGACGCTACTCTCGTTGAATACCAGACCTGCATCAAGGATATGTGCGATGCGGCCTTCGGCGATGCCGGCCTCCCGAACCTGTTGCGCGGTTGCCACTGGTTTGCCGACTGGTACATGGCCGCAGACAATCCGACCTACTACATTGAAGAAGTGGAATGCCCGCAGTACTTGATTGACCATTACATGAGCCGATACAACACCTCTCTAGAAAACAACTTCAAGAAGGTGACGGACTGGTCCACTTTCAAGGAAGGAGACGTGCTCGATACGCTCCATTGCTGGAAGGCGGGCGAAGCTCCTCCGGAAAACGGCTGGCAAAATCCGAGCGCCGGTTGCGACGTGCAATAG
- a CDS encoding PorV/PorQ family protein: MNKKILAVSLVACSLAFAGEHWNVDAGGVSMKYLSMQVSARTAALSGAGVADATSASDILRNPLSMNGVAEAEAGINHIIFPEYTADDYTTAYVVLPFEFWKFPLTASAGFEFLGYDGIEGRDEEGFKTSEYGAYAWALQAGLGNRADAFNWALTVRFSQQTIDDESAIAFLGDVGGAYHVNEYFAFGATLTNFGYMSDYDGEKETAPMALQAGITGILPISKLFSLESQWNLYMSADAYRRADMQDPEWRFGGELDYMQTLLLRVGYAARPDTEDGVSAGIGIVFGMVNFDYAYSPKKAFDGGYHYLTLGMRF; the protein is encoded by the coding sequence ATGAATAAGAAAATCCTCGCTGTTAGTCTTGTTGCATGTTCCCTTGCTTTTGCCGGGGAGCATTGGAATGTAGATGCCGGCGGGGTCTCGATGAAGTACCTGAGCATGCAGGTGTCGGCCAGGACGGCGGCCCTTTCGGGGGCGGGCGTCGCCGATGCAACCAGTGCTTCTGACATTTTGAGGAATCCGCTCTCGATGAACGGCGTGGCCGAAGCCGAGGCGGGCATCAACCACATTATTTTCCCCGAGTACACGGCCGACGATTACACGACGGCTTACGTGGTGCTCCCGTTCGAGTTCTGGAAATTCCCGCTCACGGCGTCGGCGGGTTTTGAATTCTTGGGTTACGATGGCATCGAGGGCCGCGACGAAGAGGGTTTCAAAACGTCGGAATACGGTGCTTACGCATGGGCCTTGCAGGCAGGTCTCGGTAATAGGGCCGATGCGTTCAACTGGGCCCTTACGGTGCGCTTTAGCCAGCAGACGATCGACGACGAATCGGCAATCGCCTTCTTGGGCGATGTCGGTGGCGCCTACCATGTGAACGAGTATTTTGCCTTTGGCGCAACGCTCACGAACTTTGGCTACATGAGTGATTACGATGGCGAAAAAGAAACCGCTCCGATGGCTTTGCAGGCGGGCATCACGGGAATCTTGCCGATTTCAAAACTCTTTAGCCTCGAAAGCCAGTGGAACTTGTACATGTCTGCCGACGCTTACCGCCGCGCCGATATGCAGGATCCCGAATGGCGATTCGGCGGCGAACTCGACTACATGCAGACGCTGTTGCTGCGCGTGGGTTATGCCGCTCGCCCCGATACCGAAGACGGTGTAAGTGCGGGTATCGGGATCGTGTTCGGCATGGTGAACTTTGACTATGCGTACAGCCCCAAGAAGGCCTTTGATGGTGGCTACCACTATTTGACCCTTGGCATGAGGTTCTAG
- a CDS encoding sigma 54-interacting transcriptional regulator produces the protein MNRHESMLRIAASSDISVLLLGESGSGKEVAARFVHAHSKRAGGPFIALNCGAIAKGLTESILEGHRKGAFTGAVDERLGVVRSADHGTLFLDEIGEMPLEIQCKLLRILQERAVMPLGSCDPLPVDFRLVCATNRNLRSEVRAGRFREDLFFRLNVFPIKIPPLREREDFNTIAQEIWKEVGDSSLLTSAEIKLLARKEWPGNVRQLKNVLQRYSLLKPYETTLSKILEEEFYEIVETCSAADTALYDTSPIRRNSSSPEWNLIYSELEKNKGNRKATAKKLGISRGCLYYQIRKHGS, from the coding sequence ATGAACAGACACGAATCCATGTTACGCATTGCGGCAAGCTCCGACATCTCGGTGCTACTGCTTGGGGAATCGGGCAGCGGCAAAGAAGTCGCCGCCCGCTTTGTCCACGCTCACAGCAAGCGGGCGGGCGGGCCCTTTATCGCCCTCAATTGCGGGGCGATTGCCAAGGGACTCACCGAAAGCATTCTGGAAGGCCACCGCAAGGGGGCTTTCACCGGAGCCGTCGACGAGCGCCTGGGAGTGGTGCGCTCGGCGGACCACGGCACGCTTTTCTTGGATGAAATCGGCGAGATGCCGCTCGAAATTCAGTGCAAGCTGTTGCGTATTTTGCAAGAGCGCGCCGTAATGCCCTTAGGCAGTTGCGACCCCCTGCCAGTAGACTTTCGCCTGGTTTGCGCCACCAATCGCAACTTGCGTTCCGAAGTTCGCGCCGGGCGATTTCGCGAAGACCTCTTCTTTCGACTGAACGTATTCCCCATCAAGATCCCGCCCCTGCGGGAACGCGAAGACTTCAATACAATCGCCCAAGAAATCTGGAAAGAAGTCGGCGACAGCTCCCTGCTCACCTCTGCCGAAATCAAGCTCCTGGCACGCAAGGAATGGCCCGGAAACGTCAGACAACTCAAGAACGTTCTGCAACGCTATTCCCTGCTCAAGCCCTACGAAACGACATTGTCCAAAATACTAGAAGAAGAATTCTACGAAATCGTAGAAACCTGTTCTGCCGCCGACACAGCCCTTTACGATACAAGCCCTATTCGACGCAATTCAAGTTCTCCCGAATGGAATCTGATTTATTCGGAACTAGAAAAAAACAAAGGCAACCGAAAGGCCACCGCAAAAAAATTAGGCATCAGCCGAGGATGCCTATATTACCAAATCAGAAAGCACGGAAGCTAG
- a CDS encoding aspartate kinase, with protein MSQRIVCKFGGSSVADAGQFKKIKAIVESDKNRKVIVVSAPGKRNPKETKLTDLLYSTYDLASKGLDFSTPWNLIRQRYDEICKDLGLEDKLTEDLDSLEDKLKNHPESVSTDFLVSRGEFLCARLMAKYLGANFVDTFPLITFDDKYRITPKTYEDIAKTLSDENQLYVLPGFYGSNLRGEVKTFSRGGSDITGAILANGIDAAKYENWTDVSGMLMADPRIVENPLPIEYVSYREIRELAYSGASVLHDESIAPCRAKKIPINIRNTNRPQDPGTIIGPTPEEAKLPITGVAGRKGFSMIYIEKSMMNKEVGFGRRVLAVLESEGLSYELCPSAIDSMSIVVDSKALDAVQDVVLEDITQQMRPDRIKVFPGISLIATVGHGMTNKIGVAAKLFTALAENKVNVRIIDQGSSQINIITGVDEADTEKAIKAIYGAFVK; from the coding sequence ATGAGTCAAAGAATCGTATGTAAGTTCGGCGGCAGCTCTGTCGCCGATGCAGGCCAGTTCAAGAAGATCAAGGCCATCGTTGAATCCGACAAGAACCGCAAGGTCATCGTCGTTTCCGCACCCGGCAAGCGCAATCCTAAGGAAACCAAGCTTACCGACCTCCTCTACAGCACCTACGACCTCGCCTCCAAGGGCCTCGACTTTTCGACCCCGTGGAACCTGATCCGTCAGCGCTACGACGAAATCTGCAAGGACCTCGGTCTCGAAGACAAGCTGACCGAAGACCTCGACAGCCTCGAAGACAAGCTGAAGAACCACCCCGAATCCGTCAGCACCGATTTCCTGGTGAGCCGCGGCGAATTCCTGTGCGCACGCCTCATGGCCAAGTACCTGGGCGCAAACTTCGTGGACACCTTCCCGCTGATCACCTTCGACGACAAGTACCGCATTACGCCGAAGACCTACGAAGACATCGCGAAGACCTTGTCTGACGAAAACCAGCTTTACGTGCTACCGGGCTTCTATGGTAGCAACCTCCGTGGCGAAGTCAAGACCTTCAGCCGTGGCGGTTCCGACATCACGGGCGCAATCCTTGCCAACGGCATCGATGCCGCCAAGTACGAAAACTGGACCGACGTCTCGGGCATGCTCATGGCCGACCCGCGCATCGTCGAAAATCCGCTCCCGATCGAATACGTGAGCTACCGCGAAATCCGCGAACTCGCTTATTCCGGCGCTTCTGTGCTCCACGACGAATCTATTGCTCCGTGCCGCGCCAAGAAGATTCCTATCAATATCCGCAACACGAACCGCCCGCAGGATCCGGGTACCATCATCGGCCCCACTCCGGAAGAAGCAAAGCTCCCGATTACGGGTGTCGCCGGCCGTAAGGGCTTCTCGATGATCTACATCGAAAAGTCCATGATGAACAAGGAAGTCGGTTTCGGCCGCCGTGTGCTCGCCGTGCTCGAAAGCGAAGGCCTCTCCTACGAACTGTGCCCGAGCGCCATCGACTCCATGAGCATCGTGGTGGATAGCAAGGCCCTCGATGCCGTGCAGGACGTGGTCCTCGAAGACATCACGCAGCAGATGCGCCCCGACCGTATCAAGGTATTCCCGGGCATCTCGCTTATCGCGACTGTCGGTCACGGCATGACGAACAAGATCGGTGTGGCTGCAAAGCTCTTCACCGCTCTCGCCGAGAACAAGGTGAACGTCCGTATTATCGACCAGGGTTCTTCGCAGATCAACATCATCACCGGTGTTGACGAAGCCGACACCGAGAAGGCCATCAAGGCCATCTACGGCGCATTCGTGAAATAA